Proteins from a genomic interval of Paenibacillus lentus:
- a CDS encoding beta-glucoside-specific PTS transporter subunit IIABC, producing the protein MSRKYDKLAQEIVDKIGGSENVSTLTHCMTRLRFALNDNKKADQQAIKALDGVIDAIQSGGQFQVVIGTHVEEVYTEVIKHLNPINHSNGSSSDDRKVGVFGKLIDFISGTFSPIVPAIAGAGMIKALLAILLLFNLVSRESQTYYVVNFMSDAIFYFLPFLLAFSAANKLKCSPVLALVTAGILLHPNLIALRSAGEDVSVFGIPLTLVSYSSSVVPILLSIWAQSYIESFFKKIIPNAVKIIFVPMFTILVMGIISLTALGPLGSFFGTYLAMGFDFLGSQGAWLIIFIIATFWPLLVMFGLHHNIVPLSLAQITTLGYENILGPGAIISNISQGAAALVVGWRTKDSSFKQISTSSGITGLMGITEAALYGVNLPKKYPLIAAMIGSAFGGLYAGLMGVSRYATGASGIPAIPLYIGENIWNLYNILIALGISAIVTAVLTYLLSLKFEKELPQQNHSSDADKITTNNEEIAIEDIVITSPIQGKMIPLKDVEDTAFASEAMGKGIAIEPSEGKVIAPFDGKVVSLFPKKHALGLLSDDGAEILIHVGLNTVKLNGKYFEAHVEEGQRVAKGQTLLVFDLENIKQEGYVTQTPVIVANTHKYSDIIPNHNIQQVDFNNELLVLKA; encoded by the coding sequence ATGAGCAGAAAATATGACAAATTAGCTCAGGAAATTGTTGATAAAATTGGTGGCAGTGAAAATGTATCTACACTAACCCATTGTATGACCAGACTTAGATTTGCACTGAACGATAATAAGAAGGCCGATCAGCAAGCGATTAAAGCTTTAGATGGTGTTATTGATGCGATCCAAAGTGGTGGACAGTTTCAGGTTGTTATCGGAACACATGTTGAAGAGGTGTACACAGAGGTTATCAAGCATCTAAACCCTATAAACCATTCAAATGGGAGTTCTTCAGATGATAGAAAAGTAGGAGTATTCGGCAAATTAATCGATTTCATTTCCGGTACATTCAGTCCAATCGTACCAGCTATTGCTGGTGCAGGAATGATTAAGGCACTTTTGGCGATCCTTCTATTATTCAATTTGGTGTCCAGAGAGTCGCAAACCTACTATGTAGTTAATTTCATGTCCGACGCTATCTTCTATTTTTTACCGTTTTTATTGGCATTCTCAGCAGCTAACAAATTAAAATGTAGCCCCGTACTTGCGTTGGTAACTGCCGGGATTTTGCTCCATCCGAACCTGATTGCATTACGATCAGCCGGCGAAGATGTAAGCGTTTTCGGAATTCCGTTGACACTTGTCTCTTATAGTTCATCTGTTGTTCCCATTTTATTAAGTATTTGGGCGCAATCTTACATTGAATCATTCTTTAAAAAAATCATACCAAACGCTGTAAAAATCATCTTTGTTCCTATGTTTACAATTTTAGTTATGGGTATTATTTCTTTAACTGCATTAGGACCGCTAGGATCATTTTTCGGAACTTATTTAGCCATGGGATTTGACTTTTTAGGGTCTCAGGGAGCTTGGTTAATCATTTTCATTATTGCAACTTTTTGGCCATTACTAGTTATGTTTGGTCTACACCATAATATTGTTCCATTATCATTAGCTCAAATAACTACTTTAGGATATGAGAATATTTTAGGTCCTGGAGCAATTATATCTAATATTTCTCAAGGTGCTGCAGCTTTAGTTGTAGGCTGGAGAACGAAAGATTCATCATTTAAGCAAATCTCGACCTCCAGTGGTATAACCGGATTAATGGGGATTACAGAGGCAGCTCTTTATGGGGTTAATTTACCTAAAAAATACCCTCTTATTGCTGCAATGATTGGTAGCGCATTTGGTGGTCTTTACGCTGGATTAATGGGAGTCTCACGTTATGCGACTGGTGCATCAGGTATTCCAGCTATTCCACTATATATCGGAGAAAACATTTGGAATCTCTATAACATCCTGATTGCACTAGGAATTTCAGCTATCGTAACTGCAGTGCTTACCTATCTCTTAAGTCTGAAATTCGAAAAAGAGTTGCCTCAGCAAAATCATAGTAGCGATGCAGACAAAATAACTACAAATAACGAAGAGATTGCAATTGAAGATATTGTCATTACAAGTCCAATCCAAGGGAAGATGATTCCGCTAAAGGATGTAGAAGATACAGCCTTTGCCTCCGAAGCAATGGGGAAGGGAATTGCCATTGAACCAAGTGAAGGAAAAGTGATTGCTCCTTTTGATGGCAAAGTGGTTTCATTATTTCCTAAAAAACATGCATTAGGTTTACTATCCGATGATGGTGCTGAAATACTCATCCATGTTGGATTGAATACAGTGAAACTAAATGGGAAATATTTTGAAGCTCACGTTGAAGAAGGGCAAAGAGTGGCCAAAGGACAGACATTGCTGGTGTTTGACCTGGAGAACATAAAACAAGAGGGTTATGTAACTCAAACGCCTGTCATTGTTGCCAATACGCATAAATATTCTGACATCATACCAAATCATAATATTCAACAAGTTGATTTTAATAATGAGTTGCTAGTTTTAAAAGCATAA
- a CDS encoding carboxymuconolactone decarboxylase family protein, with the protein MSNSKEQTAAQNAIGNFAPKLVELTDSVLFGDVWERKELSPRDRSLITVASLVTGGNTEQLNFHLNYAIQNGLTEEELIETITHLAFYAGWPKAMSAITVAKEIFSKDL; encoded by the coding sequence ATGTCAAATTCAAAAGAGCAAACCGCTGCTCAGAATGCTATCGGCAACTTTGCGCCTAAACTAGTTGAACTTACTGATAGCGTTCTGTTTGGAGATGTTTGGGAACGTAAAGAACTTTCTCCACGTGATCGAAGCTTAATCACTGTAGCTAGCTTAGTTACTGGGGGAAATACGGAGCAACTGAATTTTCACTTAAACTATGCAATACAAAATGGTCTCACGGAAGAGGAGTTAATTGAAACTATTACTCATCTGGCTTTTTATGCTGGCTGGCCGAAAGCAATGTCTGCCATTACAGTTGCAAAAGAAATATTTTCGAAAGATTTGTAA
- a CDS encoding LysR family transcriptional regulator has product MELRVLRYFLTVARVESITHAANILHVTQPTLSRQLADLEKELGTQLLIRGKRKISLTDAGMLLRQRAEEILTIVDKTEKEFKDQKNLVAGTIFIGSVESLTSQVLAKLLKAFYVEYPQVSYHIFSGTGDDIKERIDKGLLEVGILLEPINFEKYDFIRLPQKERWGILTKASAPLAKKENVTPQDLVGVPLIISSRPVVQHEIANWFADEYVNLHIVATYNLISNIVNLVENGMGTAICIEGALGIRDSDQLCFRPFYPELNFGTIIVWKKHKILSQTSARFIQFIRDALQA; this is encoded by the coding sequence ATGGAGTTAAGGGTACTTCGGTATTTTCTTACAGTTGCACGTGTAGAAAGTATTACTCATGCGGCTAATATATTACATGTAACACAGCCCACGTTAAGCAGACAACTGGCGGATTTAGAAAAAGAGTTAGGAACTCAACTACTTATACGCGGAAAAAGAAAGATATCATTAACGGATGCCGGTATGCTTTTGCGTCAGAGAGCAGAAGAAATCCTTACCATTGTGGATAAGACGGAGAAAGAATTTAAAGATCAGAAAAACTTAGTAGCAGGAACAATATTTATAGGCAGTGTAGAATCACTGACTTCGCAAGTGTTAGCTAAATTGTTAAAAGCATTTTACGTTGAATATCCACAGGTCAGCTATCATATTTTTAGCGGAACAGGGGATGATATAAAGGAAAGAATAGATAAAGGATTGCTTGAGGTAGGAATTCTACTAGAACCTATAAATTTTGAAAAATACGATTTTATCAGATTGCCACAAAAGGAACGATGGGGAATTCTTACAAAGGCATCTGCTCCTCTAGCAAAAAAAGAAAATGTGACTCCCCAGGATCTTGTTGGGGTGCCCTTAATCATTTCTAGCCGGCCTGTAGTTCAACATGAAATAGCTAATTGGTTTGCTGATGAATATGTTAATTTGCATATTGTAGCTACTTATAATTTGATTTCCAATATAGTTAATCTTGTAGAAAATGGTATGGGAACTGCAATATGTATTGAAGGTGCTCTTGGGATAAGGGATTCAGATCAACTTTGTTTCAGACCATTTTATCCTGAACTCAATTTCGGAACTATAATTGTTTGGAAAAAACATAAGATCTTGAGCCAAACCTCTGCTCGCTTTATACAATTTATTAGAGATGCCTTGCAGGCATAA
- a CDS encoding ABC transporter permease — MGKYIIKSLLQVIPVLLIVSIIVFVLVRVTGDPVALMLPETATAEDRAVLAEALGLNQPLYVQYLKFLGSALQGDFGKSFRYGESALPLVLERLPASFELAAAAMLFAVLMAVPLGVASAVKRNTFVDLLISGISVIGKAMPNFWMGIMLILLFSVIWGVLPVSGRGGLSHLILPAFTLGVGLAAQMTRLIRSSMLDILNQDYIRTARSKGIREIWVIGKHAFRNGMIPVVTIMSLQFTSLIGGTLITETVFAWPGLGQLLVVAVNTHDMAIVQAAVFVIAFIVVITNILTDVAYRLLDPRIKYD, encoded by the coding sequence ATGGGAAAATACATCATCAAATCGCTGTTGCAGGTCATTCCTGTCCTCTTGATCGTTTCCATCATCGTCTTCGTTCTGGTCAGGGTGACGGGGGATCCGGTTGCTCTTATGCTGCCGGAGACGGCGACCGCGGAAGATCGGGCGGTGCTTGCCGAGGCATTGGGACTGAATCAGCCGCTATATGTGCAGTATTTGAAATTTTTGGGCAGTGCACTGCAGGGTGACTTCGGCAAGTCGTTCCGTTATGGCGAGTCTGCGCTGCCGCTAGTGCTGGAGCGGCTGCCGGCGAGTTTTGAGTTGGCCGCCGCGGCTATGCTGTTTGCTGTATTGATGGCTGTGCCGCTGGGGGTAGCCTCTGCGGTCAAGCGCAATACGTTCGTCGATCTGCTTATATCCGGCATTTCGGTCATCGGCAAGGCGATGCCTAACTTCTGGATGGGAATTATGTTGATTTTACTATTCTCGGTCATATGGGGCGTCCTGCCCGTGTCGGGGCGAGGTGGTCTGTCCCACCTTATTTTGCCGGCGTTTACACTGGGTGTGGGGCTTGCGGCGCAAATGACGCGATTAATCCGTTCAAGCATGTTGGATATTCTCAATCAGGACTATATCCGCACCGCCCGCAGTAAAGGAATTCGCGAGATATGGGTGATCGGCAAGCACGCGTTTCGCAATGGGATGATTCCAGTCGTGACAATAATGAGCTTACAGTTCACCAGTCTGATCGGTGGCACATTGATTACGGAGACGGTATTTGCCTGGCCAGGACTTGGACAACTGCTTGTTGTCGCGGTCAATACGCACGATATGGCTATTGTACAGGCGGCGGTCTTTGTCATTGCCTTTATTGTAGTCATAACAAATATTTTAACGGATGTGGCTTACCGTCTGCTGGATCCACGCATTAAATACGACTAG
- a CDS encoding ABC transporter permease yields MAVMNDMPSLTPAPQDQAQDQRQRAAGVGMLTKSLLRSKTGALGAVLVIIVCLLALLAPLLTEHDPNAVNPLNRLKPPVWMEGGTSEHWLGTDNLGRDMWSRIVYGSRVSLLVGVGAVLVSGMIGAVLGLISGYYGKWVDAVIMRIADAFMAIPTILFMLVVLAVVGPGMTTLIFVIGVTNWVSYTRVVRGEVLSIKARDFVKAARAVGASHGRIIVRHILPNILSSFIVISGMNVATTIIMEASLSFLGLGIKPPDISWGGMLSDGRQYVATSWWVATFPGLAITVTVLGVIFLGDWLRDVLDPHMKMKG; encoded by the coding sequence ATGGCTGTGATGAATGACATGCCGTCCTTGACGCCCGCGCCGCAGGATCAGGCGCAGGATCAAAGACAAAGAGCGGCGGGGGTGGGCATGCTGACTAAAAGCCTGCTGAGAAGCAAGACGGGAGCACTTGGCGCCGTGCTGGTGATCATCGTATGCTTGCTGGCGCTGCTGGCTCCCCTCCTCACTGAGCATGATCCGAATGCAGTGAACCCGCTCAACCGGCTCAAGCCTCCGGTATGGATGGAAGGGGGTACCTCGGAGCATTGGCTGGGTACGGATAATTTGGGCCGGGACATGTGGAGCAGAATCGTATACGGTTCGAGAGTATCCCTTCTTGTCGGGGTAGGTGCCGTGTTGGTATCGGGGATGATCGGCGCAGTTCTTGGCCTTATTTCGGGTTATTACGGTAAATGGGTGGATGCTGTCATTATGCGCATTGCCGATGCTTTTATGGCCATCCCCACGATTTTATTCATGCTCGTTGTACTCGCCGTTGTGGGCCCCGGGATGACGACGCTGATTTTTGTCATTGGCGTTACCAATTGGGTGTCCTATACCCGGGTCGTCCGCGGAGAAGTACTGAGTATTAAGGCGAGGGATTTCGTGAAGGCGGCCAGAGCGGTAGGGGCTAGCCATGGACGAATTATCGTGAGGCATATTCTGCCGAATATTCTATCCTCGTTCATTGTTATTTCGGGGATGAATGTAGCAACAACGATTATTATGGAGGCTTCGCTCAGCTTTCTGGGGCTGGGCATTAAGCCTCCGGATATATCCTGGGGTGGAATGCTGAGTGATGGAAGACAGTATGTCGCTACAAGCTGGTGGGTAGCTACATTTCCGGGATTGGCCATTACGGTGACGGTGCTGGGCGTTATTTTCCTTGGCGATTGGCTTCGGGACGTACTTGATCCACACATGAAAATGAAGGGCTAG
- a CDS encoding FadR/GntR family transcriptional regulator has translation MSTDFPLHFEKVSTKKVSEFIREQLEEAIILKELMSGEQLPSERELAEIFNASRITVREALAELESKGLIQKRVGAKGGTFIQPVTANSHKRTAEEIKRDWEQMLMVFEYRKIIEPEGAFLAAERITAGELELLQNYLDQSLEPECTREWFRALDVKFHLAIAKASGNPYLESAVRHIRTKINPALDLMPYNEEVRKINYEVHTEILTALKAHDSIKSREVMRRHTGFSAEAIYERVVAAD, from the coding sequence ATGTCTACTGATTTTCCCCTCCATTTTGAAAAGGTATCGACGAAAAAGGTCAGTGAATTTATTAGAGAGCAGTTGGAAGAAGCGATTATTCTTAAGGAGCTTATGAGCGGGGAACAGCTTCCATCTGAGCGAGAACTAGCGGAAATTTTCAATGCCAGTCGAATCACGGTGCGTGAGGCGCTTGCTGAATTGGAGAGTAAGGGGCTGATTCAGAAGCGGGTTGGGGCAAAGGGAGGGACTTTTATTCAGCCAGTGACGGCTAATTCCCATAAACGGACGGCAGAGGAGATTAAACGGGATTGGGAACAGATGCTGATGGTGTTTGAGTACCGGAAGATTATTGAACCGGAGGGAGCTTTTCTGGCCGCTGAACGAATCACCGCAGGTGAGCTTGAGCTGCTTCAAAACTACCTGGATCAGAGCCTGGAACCGGAATGTACACGCGAATGGTTTCGGGCACTGGATGTCAAATTCCATCTTGCGATTGCCAAAGCTTCGGGAAATCCCTACTTGGAGTCCGCGGTGCGGCATATTCGGACGAAGATTAACCCAGCTCTCGATCTAATGCCCTATAACGAGGAAGTCCGGAAGATCAACTACGAAGTGCATACAGAAATTCTGACAGCGCTGAAGGCCCATGACAGCATCAAGTCGCGCGAAGTGATGAGACGTCACACCGGGTTCTCCGCAGAGGCTATTTATGAAAGAGTGGTTGCGGCGGATTAG
- a CDS encoding 6-phospho-beta-glucosidase, producing MALRKDFLWGGATAANQCEGGYLEGNKGLSTVDVIPAGRDRVSVMKGKMKMLECNDQYFYPSHEAIDFYHRYKEDISLFAEMGFKCYRLSIAWTRIFPNGDDAVPNEEGLKFYENVFDECLKYGIEPLVTITHFDVPLHLVKTIGSWRSRKMIDYYERLCETIFTRYKDKVKYWLTFNEINMLLHLPFGSSGLVFEKGENEEAVKYQAAHYQLVASAKATEIARKINPEFKIGCMLAGASTYPYTCAPEDVWKAMERDREHYFFVDVQSRGEYPNYAKKMFERMNIKLKMEDGDEELLKKNTVDFVSFSYYGSRLTSADPEVNTQTAANLFPTLRNPYLKTSEWGWQIDPLGLRITLNALYDRYQKPLFIVENGLGAVDTPDENGHIEDDYRIEYLREHIVAFKAAVEEDGVDLLGYTTWGCIDLVSSSSGQMSKRYGFIYVDKDDDGNGTMKRSKKKSFYWYKKVISSNGEDLE from the coding sequence GTGGCATTAAGAAAAGATTTCCTCTGGGGAGGAGCAACTGCTGCAAACCAATGTGAAGGGGGATATTTGGAAGGGAATAAGGGATTATCTACAGTTGATGTTATTCCAGCGGGAAGGGATCGCGTTTCTGTAATGAAAGGCAAAATGAAAATGCTGGAATGCAATGATCAGTATTTTTATCCAAGTCATGAAGCAATTGATTTTTACCATCGTTATAAAGAAGACATTTCTTTATTTGCTGAAATGGGTTTTAAATGCTACCGCCTTTCTATTGCATGGACACGAATCTTCCCTAATGGTGATGATGCGGTACCAAATGAAGAGGGCTTGAAATTCTACGAAAATGTTTTTGATGAATGTTTAAAATATGGTATAGAACCTCTGGTAACAATCACTCATTTTGATGTGCCATTGCATTTAGTAAAGACAATTGGTTCCTGGAGAAGCCGTAAAATGATTGATTATTATGAAAGACTCTGTGAAACCATCTTTACTCGTTATAAAGATAAAGTAAAGTATTGGCTGACTTTTAATGAGATCAATATGTTATTGCATCTGCCATTTGGGAGTTCCGGTTTAGTGTTTGAAAAAGGTGAAAATGAAGAAGCAGTGAAGTATCAGGCCGCCCATTACCAATTAGTCGCAAGTGCAAAAGCAACTGAAATTGCCCGTAAGATAAATCCCGAATTTAAGATTGGATGCATGTTAGCGGGTGCCAGCACTTATCCTTATACATGTGCTCCCGAAGACGTATGGAAAGCAATGGAAAGGGATCGGGAACATTACTTCTTTGTTGATGTGCAATCCCGCGGAGAATATCCAAATTATGCGAAAAAAATGTTTGAAAGAATGAATATTAAGTTGAAAATGGAGGACGGCGATGAAGAACTTTTAAAGAAGAATACTGTTGACTTTGTTTCATTTAGTTACTATGGTTCTCGCTTAACAAGCGCTGACCCCGAGGTGAATACACAAACCGCCGCTAATCTGTTTCCAACATTGCGAAATCCATATTTAAAAACAAGCGAATGGGGATGGCAGATAGATCCCCTTGGGTTAAGGATTACATTGAACGCATTATATGACCGCTATCAAAAACCGCTCTTTATTGTTGAAAATGGTTTGGGAGCTGTAGATACGCCTGATGAAAATGGACATATCGAAGATGATTATAGAATCGAGTATCTTCGTGAACATATCGTCGCCTTTAAAGCGGCCGTAGAAGAAGATGGCGTAGATTTGTTAGGCTATACTACCTGGGGCTGCATTGATTTAGTAAGCTCTAGTTCTGGACAAATGAGTAAAAGATACGGTTTCATTTATGTGGATAAAGATGACGATGGGAATGGCACAATGAAGCGTAGTAAGAAAAAATCTTTTTATTGGTATAAAAAGGTAATTAGCAGCAATGGAGAAGATTTAGAATAA
- a CDS encoding ABC transporter substrate-binding protein — MQRKKWIGIWMTLLAAMVLVTACGGGNTGAGANTSADEKIEYEATKSQTLTFGVGTDIESFDPHNNNNTASEAVIVNVFDYLLKNDSEQNKVPGLATSWEQVNETTWQFKLREGVTFHNGDPFTAEDVKFTIERVAKDGALKQNSYFKNIVEVNIVDEHTVDIVTSEPDPLLLNRLSKMGAGILPSKYIQDKGVEAFLKEPVGTGPYKFSKWIKDDRVELVKNENYYEGQPKWDQVVFRVIPEASTRVSELLAGGIDVASGIPSTDIDRIQNADSKKIVKAPTQRVLQLILRHTEGIVTSDPKVREAIDLAIDKQGIVDSIAGGAGVVTRTSVTPGNFGADPSLYKQSLYDQERAKELLKEAGYADAGPELTISVSSQYKEQSEVVAAMLEQVGFKVNLDVLEPSAFSERYSSKSFKEIFMIGIGNSLFDASNNYNRYLFEEAKDETDYDNPEVEQLLQSALVNMDPASRELEYQQVQQIFAEDRPAVYLYQMEGVFGVDQRVNFQPRSDELFYAEEITPAAQ; from the coding sequence ATGCAAAGAAAGAAATGGATAGGTATATGGATGACACTACTGGCAGCGATGGTTCTAGTTACCGCGTGCGGAGGCGGGAATACGGGTGCTGGTGCTAACACATCCGCAGATGAGAAGATTGAGTACGAGGCGACAAAAAGTCAAACACTGACATTTGGCGTTGGTACTGATATCGAAAGTTTTGATCCTCATAACAATAACAATACGGCCAGTGAAGCGGTTATCGTGAATGTGTTCGACTATTTACTAAAAAACGACAGCGAGCAAAACAAGGTTCCCGGTTTGGCCACATCTTGGGAGCAGGTGAATGAGACGACTTGGCAATTCAAGCTGAGGGAAGGTGTTACCTTCCATAACGGTGATCCTTTTACTGCGGAAGACGTGAAGTTTACGATTGAGCGGGTAGCTAAGGATGGAGCGCTGAAACAGAACTCATATTTTAAAAATATCGTAGAAGTGAACATCGTGGATGAGCATACCGTGGATATTGTGACTAGCGAACCTGATCCGCTATTGTTGAATCGGCTGTCTAAAATGGGAGCGGGAATTCTACCGTCCAAATATATCCAGGACAAGGGTGTCGAAGCATTTTTGAAAGAGCCGGTGGGTACAGGCCCTTATAAATTCAGTAAATGGATTAAGGATGATCGCGTGGAGCTGGTGAAGAACGAGAATTATTATGAAGGTCAGCCGAAATGGGATCAGGTTGTATTCCGCGTAATTCCGGAAGCGTCGACGCGCGTGTCGGAGCTGCTCGCCGGAGGCATTGATGTGGCATCCGGTATTCCGTCCACCGATATCGATCGTATTCAAAACGCAGACAGCAAGAAAATTGTCAAAGCCCCCACACAGCGGGTGCTGCAATTGATTCTGCGTCATACCGAAGGTATTGTCACTTCTGATCCTAAGGTCAGAGAAGCGATTGATTTAGCAATCGACAAGCAAGGAATTGTAGACAGCATTGCGGGTGGAGCAGGAGTCGTTACGCGTACGTCAGTAACTCCAGGCAACTTTGGAGCCGATCCATCGCTTTACAAGCAATCGCTATACGATCAAGAGAGAGCTAAAGAATTGCTGAAAGAAGCTGGTTATGCCGACGCAGGCCCGGAATTGACGATTTCCGTGTCATCCCAGTACAAGGAGCAGTCGGAAGTCGTGGCGGCCATGCTGGAGCAGGTTGGCTTTAAAGTAAATCTGGATGTGCTTGAACCGAGCGCGTTCAGTGAACGCTACAGCTCCAAATCGTTTAAAGAAATTTTCATGATCGGCATTGGCAACTCGCTGTTCGACGCATCGAATAACTACAACCGTTACTTGTTCGAGGAAGCCAAGGATGAGACTGATTACGATAATCCAGAGGTCGAGCAACTGCTGCAGTCGGCTCTGGTGAATATGGATCCGGCATCTCGAGAGTTAGAGTATCAGCAGGTTCAGCAAATCTTCGCTGAAGATCGCCCTGCGGTGTATTTGTACCAAATGGAAGGGGTGTTTGGCGTAGATCAACGTGTTAACTTCCAGCCGCGCAGTGATGAATTGTTCTATGCGGAGGAAATTACACCGGCAGCGCAGTAA
- a CDS encoding M20 metallopeptidase family protein produces the protein MKEWLRRIRKENAGFMDIKELLDLAKPLQQQLTEWRRDFHRHPETGYEEFRTAEIVARHLESLGLEVTRNIGQTGVVGLLKGHAPGPTIGLRADMDALPIQDQKTSDYCSRIPGKAHLCGHDAHTAMLMGAAQLLSSLGRPKAGNIKFIFQPAEEGLAGARAMIEDGVLENPVVDAMAGLHIYPGLKTGELGVTKGAAFASADALKIKVLGRGGHAARPHEGIDAIAVSAQIITALQNITSRMVDPLEPAVITIGKISGGYMGTALAPEVELTGTVRTLSPEVRKQLPGLIEQVVSGICTSFGAGYEIEHGEGYPLVINDPAMVDFMTEVSEQLYGTKTWRYLKPSTGGEDFAFYSGRVPGVFFRLGSDCGEERTQYPLHHPLFDLDEAAMPYGVSMLSAIAIEFLNRN, from the coding sequence ATGAAAGAGTGGTTGCGGCGGATTAGGAAGGAGAATGCAGGATTTATGGACATTAAAGAACTTTTAGACTTGGCAAAGCCGCTTCAGCAACAGCTTACCGAATGGCGGAGAGATTTTCACCGTCACCCTGAAACAGGGTATGAGGAATTCCGAACGGCAGAAATCGTAGCTAGGCATTTGGAGAGTCTGGGGCTAGAGGTGACAAGAAATATAGGACAAACCGGAGTGGTGGGGCTGCTTAAAGGCCATGCGCCGGGACCGACGATTGGTTTACGGGCGGATATGGATGCTCTGCCGATCCAAGACCAGAAGACATCGGACTATTGCTCGCGAATCCCAGGCAAAGCTCATTTATGCGGTCATGATGCCCATACGGCCATGTTGATGGGAGCAGCTCAATTGCTGTCAAGTCTTGGGCGTCCCAAAGCAGGTAACATCAAATTTATATTTCAGCCTGCGGAAGAAGGCTTGGCAGGCGCGAGAGCAATGATCGAGGACGGTGTCCTGGAAAATCCGGTGGTCGATGCGATGGCAGGTCTGCACATTTATCCCGGGCTGAAGACAGGCGAGCTTGGCGTAACCAAGGGGGCGGCTTTTGCTTCGGCCGATGCCCTTAAGATTAAGGTACTCGGTAGAGGCGGGCATGCTGCGCGCCCTCATGAAGGGATCGACGCCATTGCTGTATCCGCGCAAATTATTACCGCGCTGCAGAACATTACAAGCCGCATGGTTGATCCGCTCGAACCGGCCGTCATTACGATCGGCAAAATTTCCGGCGGTTATATGGGAACGGCGCTGGCGCCCGAGGTAGAGCTGACGGGAACCGTTCGTACCTTATCCCCAGAGGTAAGAAAGCAGCTGCCTGGGCTGATTGAGCAAGTGGTCAGCGGGATTTGCACCTCCTTCGGGGCTGGGTATGAAATCGAGCATGGGGAAGGGTATCCTCTTGTTATCAATGATCCAGCGATGGTTGACTTTATGACAGAGGTTAGCGAGCAATTATACGGCACCAAGACATGGCGTTATTTAAAGCCCTCCACGGGAGGAGAGGATTTCGCATTTTATTCCGGCCGCGTTCCCGGCGTGTTTTTCCGGCTTGGATCGGATTGTGGCGAGGAGCGGACGCAGTATCCACTGCACCACCCCTTATTCGATCTGGATGAAGCAGCAATGCCTTACGGCGTAAGCATGCTATCAGCTATTGCTATTGAATTTTTAAATAGAAATTAA